TCGGCGGCGAGGAACAGCGCCACCATCTCTTCGCGGGGGAAGGACTGGTGCAGGTACCGGATGGCGGTGTGGGTCGTGCTGTCGTGGTCGCCGTTGATGCGCCCGACGGTCATCTCGATCTCGTCGCGCAGCTGGACGTAGGCGTCGACACGCTCGCGACTCGGGCTCGCGACCTGCACGAGGGTGGCGTCCTCGACGCTCGCCCGGCCGTCCTCCAGGAGCTCGCCCCACGCCTTGAGGCGGTGACGGATCCCCTTGGTGTAGTCGAGACGGTCGACACCGAGCAGGATCTTGCGGGGGTTGCCCAGCCCCTCGCGGATCTCTCTCGCGCGCTGCTGGATCTCGGGCTTCTGCGCGAGCTCGATGTACGACTCGGCGTCGATCGAGATGGGGAACGCCTTCGCGAGCGCCACGCGGGTGCCGCCCTGACCGTCGGGCACCAGGATGCCGCTGGCCTTGGTCTCGTGGCGCAGTTGCCGCCGCACGGCACGGGCGAAGTTGCCGGCATCCGCCACGCGCTGGAAGCCGATGACATCGGCACCGAGAAGGCCCTCGAGCACTTGCTTGCGCCACGGCAGCTGGGCGTAGAGGCCGTAGGCGGGGAAGGGGATGTGGTGGAAGTAGCCGATGGTCAGGTCGGGCCGCAGCTCGCGGAGCATCTTCGGCACGAGCTGCAACTGGTAGTCCTGCACCCACACGATGCCGCCTCGGGCGGTGACGTCGGCCGCCGCCTGGGCGAAGCGCTGGTTGACCTTGACGTAGGCGTCCCACCACGCACGCTTGTACGTGGGTGCGGCGATGACGTCGTGATAGAGCGGCCAGATGGTGTCGTTCGAGAAGCCCTCGTAGTACAGCTGCACATCGGCGGCGGAAAGGGTCACCGGCACGAGGTGCGTGCCGTCGAACTCGAACGGGTCGACGTCCACGTCGGCCTGGCCCGCCCACCCGACCCACGCGCCGTCGGCGCGGCGCATGACGGGTTCCAGAGCGGTCACGAGTCCGCCCGGCGAGCGCCGCCAGCCCTCTCCATCGGGGGTGCGGTCAACGGGCAGACGGTTGGCGACGACGACGAAATCGGCCTGGGTCACAGGTCTCCTCCTTGGGGGATCGTCCCCAGGCTAACAGCGGCGCCGGCCCGCCCGAGGGGGTGGACGCCGCGGCCCGGATGCACCCCCCGCGGAGCTCCGCGTCGTCCGTGCGGGAACGGCCGACGCCTGTCAAGGCGCGGCGTCGGATGGCCCGCCTCGATAGGTTGGGCGCATGCGGCAGTACATCTTCGGAACCGGTCTTCTCAGCGCCATCACCGGCGGCGTCACGCTTCTGCGGGCGTTGCGCAACGACGAGCCGTTCACCTGGCGCACCGCGCTCGCGTGGCTGAGCTGGGGCATCACACTCGCGCTCGCGATCGGATCGGTCGTCGATACCCGCCGGGCGCGTCGCGGCAAGGTCATCGCCGGCGATTCCCCCGTCGCGAAGAAGCAGCAGAAGCTGTTCAAGAAGCGCTTCGGGCGCTGAGTCCCCTCCCTCACTCCCGCGGGGCCCCGCCCCGATCGGCAGACCGGATGCCGCGGCCTCGTCGCCGCGGCATCCGTCCCTCGTCTACCGGGTGAGGATCAGCGCGTCGCCCTGACCGCCCCCGCCGCACAGGGCCACGACGGCCGTGCCGCTCCCCCGCCGGACGAGCTGGTGGACCGCGTGGACGACGAGGCGGTTGCCCGAGGCGCCGATGGGGTGGCCGATCGCGATGCCGCCGCCGTGCGGGTTGACGACGTCGTCGGAGAGGCCGAGTTCGGCCTGCGAGCGGGCCACGACGGCGCCGAACGCCTCGTTGATCTCGACGTGGTCGAGGTCGGCTGCGACGAGCCCCTGCTTCTCGAGGGCCTGGGCGATCGCGCGCGCCGGCTGCGCGTGCAGCGAGTTGTCAGGGCCGGCGACCTGCCCTGACGCCCCGACGACGGCGAGAACGTTCCA
The DNA window shown above is from Microbacterium proteolyticum and carries:
- a CDS encoding alpha,alpha-trehalose-phosphate synthase (UDP-forming); this encodes MTQADFVVVANRLPVDRTPDGEGWRRSPGGLVTALEPVMRRADGAWVGWAGQADVDVDPFEFDGTHLVPVTLSAADVQLYYEGFSNDTIWPLYHDVIAAPTYKRAWWDAYVKVNQRFAQAAADVTARGGIVWVQDYQLQLVPKMLRELRPDLTIGYFHHIPFPAYGLYAQLPWRKQVLEGLLGADVIGFQRVADAGNFARAVRRQLRHETKASGILVPDGQGGTRVALAKAFPISIDAESYIELAQKPEIQQRAREIREGLGNPRKILLGVDRLDYTKGIRHRLKAWGELLEDGRASVEDATLVQVASPSRERVDAYVQLRDEIEMTVGRINGDHDSTTHTAIRYLHQSFPREEMVALFLAADVMLVTALRDGMNLVAKEYVASRTDNRGVLVLSEFAGAADEMGSALLINPHDIDGLKDAIIRAIDMPASEQGRRMRTLRRRVREHDVEDWSRGFLEALAVFHDRASSAAAAAEVDAAGADGDDEGEAE